The Cloacibacillus sp. genomic interval TCGCCCTTTAAGTATCCGTAGGCGTAATCTCCGGAAAGCGACACCGTGACGCTCTTTATCCCGGCCTCCTGGTCGGGCAATTCGTCGATGAGCTTTACAGTATAACGGTGGTCTTCAGCCCAGCGCATATACATGCGGTAGAGCATCTGCGCCCAGTCCTGCGAGTCAAGGCCGCCGGCTCCCGCGTGTACGGTGAGGATGGCGTCGCCCGCGTCGTATTCGCCGTCAAGCAGCACAAGCGTCTGGTATTTTTCGATAGCGTCGGTAAGGCTTTTAGCTCGTTCGTAAAACTCTTTTTCCAGCTCGGCGTCGGCGGCGTCTGAAAGAAGTTCAGTGATCGCGCTTATTTCGTCGAGCTCGCTTTGCATCTCGGATATTTTATCAAGCTGAGCCTGGTTTCGCGAGAACTCGCGCGAGACGGCCTGCGCCTCGTCCGATCCCCAGAAGTCCGGGCTTTCCGTCTTCTTATGCAGTTCCTTTAATCTTGCCTCTATTGAAGGCAGGTCAAAGACTTTCACGCAATTCATCAAAAGATGAACGCAGGTCCGTCATGACAGTTGAAACAGGCAGCACTACCATAAAAACCCCTCCCAAAAAATCTGAATAGGCATTTATTATAACCGCAATGACGCCAAATCGTATATAATTTTACCGAAAAAGAAATTTAAAGGATGTGGCGATTTGGCAAACACGGCAAATCACGGAGGCGAAGAGACTACAAGCAAAGCCGTAGTCTTTGAGACGCTTTATGAAGGGCGCGGCCGGATACTTTCCAGTGCGCAGCTCACGCAAAGACTCGACATGTCGCGGCAGGCCGTCAACAAAATAATAGCGGCGCTGCGCGAGGAAGGCATTCCGATAGAATCTATTCCGCAAAAAGGCTATCGGCTGGGCGACATTGAAAGCGCAGAGATGCTATCCCCCACGCTTATGGAATACTTTCTGCGGGACAACCCGTGCTTTGGCTCCTTTATCTTTATGAAGCAGGCGGAGTCGACGCAGAGCGTCATAAAAAAATACGCGCGGCAGAACGAACCCGAGGGCCTTGTGGCCGCGGCGGAGGTGCAGACGGAGGGACGCGGGCGGCGCGGGCGCACGTGGCAGTCGGCTGCGGGGAAAAATCTTATGTTCTCCGTGCTTTTGAGGCCGAAGCTCCGGCCCGGCGACGTGCAGCTGCTGAACTTAGCGGCTGGCATGGCCGTGAAAAAAACCTTGATTGAAGAGTGCGGCCTTGCGTGCGAATTAAAATGGCCGAACGACATACTCTGCGGCGGCAAAAAAATCTGCGGCATTTTAAGCGAGGCCGCCGGCGAACCGGACAGGCTCTATTACGCGGTGACTGGCGCGGGCGTCAATGTGAACGCGGCGGCGGAAGAAATAGATGAAGAGCTGAGGGAGACGGCCACCTCGATATATATTGAGACGGGACGTTTTACGCCGAGATGGCGGCTGCTTGCAGCGCTGCTTGCAAACTTTGCGAAGCTGCTGTTGCCGCTTGCCACAAAGGACGGCCCCTCTGAGCTTATTTCTTTATACCGCACGGAATGTGATACAATCGGCAGGGAAATCAAAGTGACGCAGGATGAAGAAACATTCACCGGCAGAGCGGCCGACGTGACCACTGAGGGCGCCCTCGTCGTCGAGACGGCGGAGGGCGCGAAAGTATTCGTGGCGGCCGATGTGCATCATCTGCGCCTGGCATAGGAGGAAACGGACTTGAGACTTACAGAACGCGCCCGCACAAGCGGCTGAGCGGCAAAGATAGCTCCGGCGGAGCTTGATAAAATTTTAAAGGACATCCCCGTATTTCATTCAGAAGAGCTGCTAGCCTCGTGGAACCACGGCGAGGACGCCGCCCTCTGGAAGATAACGGAGGAACGCGTCGGGATATTGACTGTGGATTTCATAACTCCGGTGGTGGACAGCCCGGTTAAATACGGTGAGATCGCGGCGGCAAATTCGTTAAGCGACGTCTTCGCTATGGGAGGAAGGCCGCTTGTAGCGCTCAACGTCGTCTGCTTCCCCACCTCGTGCGAACCGCTCTCCGTTTTGAAGGAGATACTTGAAGGCGGCGCGCAAAAGGTCATAGAGGCGCGCGCCATGCTTGCCGGCGGACACAGCGTTCAGGACGAGGAGCCAAAGTACGGGCTGGTAGTCTTCGGCGAGGTGGAGCGCGACAAGATGTGGACGGTAGGCAGCGCACGACCCGGCGACAAACTCATACTGACCAAGCCGGTTGGCACTGGCATCGCTGTTACT includes:
- a CDS encoding biotin--[acetyl-CoA-carboxylase] ligase codes for the protein MANTANHGGEETTSKAVVFETLYEGRGRILSSAQLTQRLDMSRQAVNKIIAALREEGIPIESIPQKGYRLGDIESAEMLSPTLMEYFLRDNPCFGSFIFMKQAESTQSVIKKYARQNEPEGLVAAAEVQTEGRGRRGRTWQSAAGKNLMFSVLLRPKLRPGDVQLLNLAAGMAVKKTLIEECGLACELKWPNDILCGGKKICGILSEAAGEPDRLYYAVTGAGVNVNAAAEEIDEELRETATSIYIETGRFTPRWRLLAALLANFAKLLLPLATKDGPSELISLYRTECDTIGREIKVTQDEETFTGRAADVTTEGALVVETAEGAKVFVAADVHHLRLA
- the selD gene encoding selenide, water dikinase SelD — its product is MRLTERARTSGUAAKIAPAELDKILKDIPVFHSEELLASWNHGEDAALWKITEERVGILTVDFITPVVDSPVKYGEIAAANSLSDVFAMGGRPLVALNVVCFPTSCEPLSVLKEILEGGAQKVIEARAMLAGGHSVQDEEPKYGLVVFGEVERDKMWTVGSARPGDKLILTKPVGTGIAVTAIKAGLFSAENIAAAEENMAKLNAVPPLFSDTLRRAVSACTDVTGFGLASHALDLTSPGTSLEIECARVPLLPGIAEMADMGLIPAGSYENKKYIGGRVTNLSSMGRFAEDVAFDPQTSGGLLIAAAPEYICEMLEILRANNFPSSEVIGEFTTGDERLTLK